From the Lathyrus oleraceus cultivar Zhongwan6 chromosome 4, CAAS_Psat_ZW6_1.0, whole genome shotgun sequence genome, one window contains:
- the LOC127073641 gene encoding histone deacetylase 15 isoform X2, protein MVTGVLEMDADNSLHKQAAEVSNGRGESSLSRSDASEAQPNAKRVRVQMQKELTFKDMYENKELFEEDDEEDTDWEPCPVEKSVEVIKWFCKNCTMDNLDNDICCEECGEHKDSKILSLGHFASPFAQDGGLNEIQPSIKAMRDFDSQESAANSSTAIGFDERMLLHAEVEKKSHPHPERPDRLRAIVASLTRAGIFPGRCYPIPAREITQEELMMVHSSEHIESVEVTSKLMSSYFTSDTYANKHSACAARLAAGLCADLASAIVSGRVKNGFALVRPPGHHAGVKDVMGFCLHNNAAVAALAAQAAGARKVLILDWDVHHGNGTQEIFEKNKSVLYISLHRHEDGTFYPGTGGAHEVGYMGAEGYCVNIPWSRGGVSDNDYNFAFQHVVLPIASEFAPDFTIISAGFDAARGDPLGGCDITPSGYAQMTHMLNALSGGKMLVILEGGYNLRSISSSATAVIKVLLGESHVPELENSFPTKSGLQTVFEVLDIQNNFWPSLKPIFEYVMSLWEMRCLGKKVVDKQTKKRRRILVPKWWKWGRRSFLFRMLNSHRRVKSKRLC, encoded by the exons ATGGTTACCGGAGTATTAGAAATGGATGCTGATAACAGTCTTCACAAGCAAGCTGCTGAAGTGTCTAATGGAAGAGGCGAGAGCTCGCTTTCGCGTTCCGATGCCAGCGAGGCACAGCCTAATGCT AAAAGGGTTAGGGTGCAGATGCAGAAGGAACTAACTTTTAAGGACATGTATGAAAACAAAGAGCTGTTTGAGGAGGACGATGAGGAGGATACTGATTGGGAGCCGTGTCCGGTGGAGAAGTCTGTTGAAGTCATCAAGTGGTTCTGTAAAAACTGTACTATGGATAACCTAGACAATGATATCTGCTGCGAA GAATGTGGGGAGCATAAAGATTCTAAAATCCTAAGCCTTGGGCATTTTGCATCGCCCTTTGCACAAGATGGAGGTCTGAATGAGATCCAACCAAGTATAAAAGCAATGAGAG ATTTTGACTCCCAGGAATCAGCTGCAAACAGTTCTACGGCAATTGGTTTTGATGAAAGAATGTTGTTACATGCAGAA GTTGAAAAGAAATCGCATCCACACCCTGAAAGGCCAGATCGACTTCGAGCAATTGTTGCTAGTCTTACGAGAGCTG GTATATTTCCAGGGAGATGCTATCCAATTCCTGCTAGAGAAATCACTCAAGAAGAACTTATGATG GTTCATTCTTCGGAGCATATTGAATCTGTGGAAGTTACGAGCAAGTTAATGTCTAG TTATTTCACTTCCGACACATACGCCAACAAGCATTCAGCATGTGCTGCTAGGCTTGCAGCTGGGTTATGTGCTGATCTGGCATCAGCAATTGTTTCTGGGCGTGTCAAAAATGGATTTGCTTTG GTTAGACCTCCTGGTCATCATGCCGGTGTAAAAGATGTGATGGGCTTTTGTCTTCACAATAATGCTGCAGTGGCAGCATTGGCAGCTCAGGCTGCAGGGGCTAGGAAAGTTCTAATTTTAGATTGG GATGTTCATCACGGAAATGGCACACAGGAAATATTTGAGAAAAACAAATCA GTCTTGTATATTTCATTGCATAGACACGAGGACGGAACATTTTATCCTGGTACTGGAGGTGCTCATGAG GTTGGTTACATGGGTGCAGAAGGATACTGTGTGAATATTCCATGGAGTCGAGGTGGTGTTAGTGATAATGATTACAATTTTGCATTTCAGCATGTTGTACTTCCTATAG CTTCTGAATTTGCTCCAGATTTTACCATAATATCAGCAGGATTTGATGCTGCAAGAGGTGATCCCCTAGGAGGTTGTGAT ATTACTCCCTCTGGCTACGCACAGATGACACACATGTTGAATGCCCTATCTGGTGGAAAAATGCTTGTTATTCTTGAGGGGGG CTATAATCTTCGATCTATATCATCTTCTGCAACTGCAGTAATCAAG GTATTACTGGGTGAGAGTCATGTACCCGAACTGGAAAACAGTTTTCCTACCAAATCTGGCCTGCAGACTGTTTTCGAAGTCCTCGACATTCAGAATAATTTTTGGCCTTCCTTGAAACCTATCTTTGAATATGTGATGT